One Candidatus Saccharimonadia bacterium genomic region harbors:
- the atpD gene encoding F0F1 ATP synthase subunit beta has translation MATDTKQLGKIIQVVGVVIDAEFEGGKLPAIYDALEIDHDGRKLVLEVAQHLSETTVRAIALSSTDGLSRGTEVRGTGAPISVPVGDATLGRMFNVIGEAIDGKPALKDPQLAPIHREPPSLEEQSGKIEILETGIKVIDLIAPMAKGGKVGLFGGAGVGKTVLITELINNIAKFHSGNSVFAGVGERTREGNDLYHEMAESGVLDKTSLVFGQMNEPPGARLRVALSGLALAEGFRDQGRDVLLFVDNIFRFTQAGSEVSALLGRLPSAVGYQPNLQQEMGALQERITSTKTGSITSVQAVFVPADDLTDPAPATTFAHLDSTIVLNRALTELGLYPAVDPLDSSSTILDPAMVGDDHYNTARDVQRMLQRYKDLQDIIAILGMDELSDEDKKTVDRARRLQRFLTQPFHVAEVFLNTPGKYVKLEDTIKGAREILDGKHDELPESAFYMKGGIEEVVALHKEKDAKEKVAK, from the coding sequence ATGGCAACTGACACGAAACAATTAGGCAAGATTATCCAGGTGGTCGGCGTGGTGATCGACGCGGAGTTTGAGGGCGGCAAGCTGCCGGCCATTTACGACGCGCTCGAAATCGATCACGACGGCCGCAAGCTGGTGCTCGAGGTGGCTCAGCACCTGAGCGAAACCACGGTGCGGGCGATTGCGCTCAGCTCCACCGACGGACTCAGCCGTGGCACTGAAGTGCGCGGCACGGGTGCGCCGATTAGCGTGCCGGTGGGCGACGCGACTTTGGGGCGCATGTTTAACGTGATCGGCGAGGCCATCGACGGCAAGCCGGCGCTCAAGGACCCGCAGCTGGCGCCGATTCACCGCGAACCGCCGTCGCTCGAGGAGCAGAGCGGCAAGATCGAGATCCTGGAAACGGGTATCAAGGTCATTGACCTGATCGCGCCGATGGCCAAGGGTGGCAAGGTGGGCCTGTTCGGTGGCGCGGGCGTGGGTAAAACCGTGCTCATCACCGAGCTCATCAACAACATCGCCAAGTTCCACAGCGGCAACTCGGTGTTTGCCGGCGTGGGCGAGCGCACGCGCGAGGGCAACGACCTGTACCACGAAATGGCCGAAAGCGGTGTGCTCGACAAGACCAGTCTGGTGTTTGGCCAGATGAACGAACCGCCGGGGGCGCGGCTGCGCGTGGCGCTTTCGGGCCTGGCGCTGGCCGAGGGCTTCCGCGACCAAGGCCGCGACGTGCTGCTGTTTGTAGACAACATTTTCCGCTTCACGCAGGCGGGTTCGGAGGTGTCGGCGCTGCTCGGCCGCCTGCCCAGCGCGGTGGGTTACCAGCCCAACTTGCAGCAGGAGATGGGCGCACTGCAAGAGCGCATCACCTCGACCAAGACGGGCTCCATCACCTCGGTGCAGGCCGTGTTCGTGCCGGCCGACGACCTCACCGACCCAGCGCCGGCCACCACGTTTGCGCACCTCGACTCGACCATCGTGCTCAACCGCGCGCTCACCGAGCTGGGTCTGTACCCGGCCGTGGACCCGCTCGACTCCAGCTCGACCATTTTGGACCCGGCCATGGTCGGCGACGACCACTACAACACCGCCCGCGACGTGCAGCGCATGCTCCAGCGCTACAAAGACCTGCAAGACATCATCGCGATCCTCGGCATGGACGAGCTCAGCGACGAAGACAAAAAGACCGTGGACCGCGCCCGCCGTTTGCAGCGATTCCTGACGCAGCCGTTCCACGTGGCCGAAGTGTTCCTGAACACGCCCGGCAAGTATGTGAAGCTCGAAGACACCATCAAGGGCGCGCGCGAGATTCTCGACGGCAAGCACGATGAGCTGCCGGAAAGCGCCTTCTATATGAAGGGTGGGATTGAGGAAGTTGTGGCTTTGCATAAGGAAAAAGATGCTAAAGAGAAGGTAGCCAAGTAG
- the atpC gene encoding ATP synthase F1 subunit epsilon, with the protein MKFELLTLSGAKFQGEAEEVQLTTTSGQMGVLPHHEPLVAQVVPGAVTVRTGKGAPEVFATYGGLLEVTADHVRLLADEADHESELVAEEIEAALAEAKEMRDKAKDKTELANAQQMIDRSQVRLGVARMRRTHHRERPPQG; encoded by the coding sequence ATGAAATTCGAACTACTCACGCTTTCCGGGGCTAAATTCCAAGGCGAAGCCGAGGAAGTGCAGCTCACCACTACCAGCGGCCAAATGGGCGTACTCCCCCACCACGAGCCGCTTGTGGCACAGGTGGTGCCGGGTGCGGTGACGGTGCGCACCGGCAAAGGTGCACCCGAGGTGTTTGCGACGTACGGCGGTTTGCTCGAAGTCACAGCCGATCACGTGCGGCTACTGGCCGACGAAGCCGACCACGAATCCGAGCTAGTGGCCGAAGAAATCGAAGCCGCGCTGGCCGAAGCCAAAGAGATGCGCGACAAAGCCAAGGACAAGACCGAGCTGGCCAATGCCCAGCAAATGATCGACCGCAGCCAGGTGCGGCTGGGCGTGGCGCGCATGCGGCGGACGCATCACCGGGAGCGTCCCCCGCAGGGTTAG
- the atpG gene encoding ATP synthase F1 subunit gamma: MASLQIINRRIRSVKNTRQITKAMQMVAASKLRRAQTAATGPQLYTQAARELLHNLGAQSVATTHPLFAVRPVKRELAILVAGDRGMAGGYNGNVVRALGRHIRETPTAEHLAIAIGKRAALSVARARDVEQVGSYDIDVPDKATNIVIPVLEQITGMFERGEIDAVHIVATDFVSTVSQTVSVRQLLPITPPEKAGAPTESAMEPSPEELIGLVVRRVLEAEVLQAVLEARASEEASRMLAMMNASDNASDIIGDLTLVYNNERQSKITQEISEISAGAEAIAKS; encoded by the coding sequence ATGGCATCCTTGCAGATCATTAATCGGCGCATCCGCTCGGTGAAGAACACCCGCCAGATCACCAAGGCCATGCAGATGGTGGCGGCGAGCAAATTGCGGCGCGCCCAGACGGCGGCCACGGGCCCGCAGCTGTACACGCAGGCGGCGCGCGAGTTGCTGCACAATCTGGGCGCCCAGAGCGTGGCGACCACACATCCGCTGTTTGCGGTGCGGCCGGTGAAGCGCGAGCTGGCGATTCTGGTGGCCGGCGACCGGGGCATGGCCGGCGGGTACAATGGCAACGTGGTGCGGGCGCTCGGCCGGCACATTCGCGAGACGCCAACGGCCGAGCATTTGGCGATCGCCATCGGCAAGCGCGCGGCTCTGAGCGTGGCGCGGGCCCGCGATGTGGAGCAGGTGGGTAGCTACGACATTGACGTACCGGATAAAGCCACGAACATCGTAATCCCGGTGCTCGAGCAGATCACGGGCATGTTTGAGCGCGGCGAGATCGACGCGGTGCACATTGTGGCTACTGACTTCGTGTCGACGGTGAGCCAAACGGTGAGCGTGCGGCAGCTGCTGCCGATCACGCCGCCCGAAAAGGCCGGCGCGCCTACCGAGAGCGCGATGGAACCGTCACCCGAGGAGCTCATTGGCCTGGTGGTGCGGCGCGTGCTGGAGGCCGAGGTGCTGCAGGCGGTGCTCGAGGCCCGGGCCAGCGAGGAAGCCTCGCGCATGCTAGCCATGATGAACGCCTCGGACAACGCCTCGGACATCATCGGCGACCTCACCTTGGTATATAACAACGAACGACAGTCTAAAATTACGCAAGAGATCTCGGAGATTTCCGCCGGGGCAGAAGCGATAGCGAAATCATAG
- the atpE gene encoding ATP synthase F0 subunit C, with protein MDSLAFGLTYSIAGGLAAVGLGLVGAAAVGAVGRNPDALGKIRTMMILAMGFVDALAIIGLVVALIIKFLK; from the coding sequence ATGGATTCCCTCGCATTTGGTCTGACATATTCAATCGCCGGCGGCTTGGCTGCTGTGGGCCTCGGCCTCGTCGGCGCGGCTGCGGTCGGCGCAGTCGGCCGTAACCCCGACGCCCTCGGCAAGATCCGCACCATGATGATCCTGGCCATGGGTTTTGTGGACGCGCTGGCCATCATCGGCCTCGTGGTCGCGCTGATCATTAAGTTCCTGAAATAA
- a CDS encoding NAD(P)-dependent oxidoreductase, translating to MLKIVAAQPLELTDEQKARLEKLGEVTYFDTRASTADEWLERVRGFDVICTGTFGVREKSEELRDTFVSLPLVGVGWARPGVLKERGVVISNSPGCNRYAVAEWIVGMLLTAMRHLDAYLNVRELPFGQLPASGMGFGDKQVTILGHGNIGTIVGAACAVFGARVRYFRRGDDLAASVKGADIVVDALSVNPETDDLLNGEFFGALKRGAIFATVSAGSIVNLDVMFRALDDGTLRCVIHDAQTPGDTADPVYRRLREHERVYATPHIGYNSDVSRHMGNEMMIENIEAWVAGKPIHVVG from the coding sequence ATGTTAAAAATTGTGGCGGCTCAGCCGCTGGAACTTACTGATGAGCAGAAGGCTCGGCTGGAGAAGCTGGGTGAGGTGACGTATTTTGATACGCGCGCGAGTACGGCCGATGAGTGGCTGGAGCGGGTGCGGGGGTTTGACGTGATTTGCACGGGGACGTTTGGGGTGCGCGAGAAGTCGGAGGAGTTGCGGGACACGTTTGTGTCGCTGCCGCTCGTGGGGGTGGGCTGGGCGCGGCCCGGGGTTTTGAAGGAGCGTGGTGTGGTGATTTCGAACAGCCCAGGATGCAACCGGTACGCGGTGGCGGAATGGATTGTGGGGATGCTGCTTACTGCGATGCGGCATTTGGACGCGTATCTGAACGTGCGGGAGCTGCCGTTTGGGCAGTTGCCGGCCTCGGGGATGGGGTTTGGCGATAAGCAGGTGACGATTTTGGGGCACGGGAATATTGGGACGATTGTGGGCGCGGCCTGCGCGGTGTTTGGGGCTCGGGTGCGGTATTTTCGGCGCGGGGATGATTTGGCGGCGAGCGTGAAGGGCGCGGATATTGTGGTGGACGCGTTGAGCGTAAATCCGGAGACGGATGATTTGTTGAACGGGGAGTTTTTTGGCGCATTGAAGCGGGGCGCGATTTTTGCAACGGTGTCGGCGGGCAGTATTGTGAATCTGGACGTGATGTTTCGCGCACTCGATGACGGCACGCTTCGCTGCGTGATCCACGACGCGCAAACGCCGGGTGATACGGCCGACCCGGTGTATCGGCGGCTGCGCGAGCACGAGCGGGTGTACGCGACGCCGCATATTGGGTATAACAGCGACGTGTCGCGGCACATGGGTAATGAAATGATGATTGAGAATATTGAAGCTTGGGTGGCAGGCAAACCGATTCACGTGGTGGGGTAG
- a CDS encoding metal-dependent hydrolase, with protein sequence MTGRTHDTAAFTALAIAVAVTPLPQNITLATVLVAILANQIGGIAPDIDQPTAPFWRNLPIGKLFGRFTDRLLGGHRFLTHSLLGAALLAWLAHWLLVFIHPLMPHVDIDLVWKAFLIGVVSHLVMDTFTKEGVPWLLPIPLKFGFPPLKSLRIATGKFVENFIIFPGLILVNIFVCAQHYQAIVTFIHTRIRS encoded by the coding sequence ATGACCGGACGCACCCACGACACCGCCGCCTTCACCGCCTTGGCCATTGCCGTGGCCGTTACGCCGCTGCCGCAAAACATCACCCTCGCCACCGTGCTCGTCGCCATCTTGGCCAACCAAATCGGCGGCATCGCGCCCGACATCGACCAACCCACCGCCCCCTTCTGGCGCAACCTGCCCATCGGCAAGCTCTTTGGCCGCTTCACCGACCGCCTGCTCGGCGGCCATCGGTTTCTCACGCACTCGCTGCTCGGAGCCGCCCTGCTGGCCTGGCTGGCGCACTGGCTGCTTGTCTTCATCCATCCCCTCATGCCCCACGTCGATATCGACCTCGTCTGGAAAGCCTTTCTCATCGGGGTAGTCTCGCACCTCGTCATGGACACGTTCACCAAAGAAGGCGTGCCGTGGCTTCTGCCCATACCATTAAAATTCGGCTTCCCACCGCTCAAATCTCTGCGCATCGCCACCGGCAAATTCGTCGAAAACTTCATTATTTTCCCGGGGCTCATCCTCGTAAACATCTTCGTCTGCGCCCAGCACTACCAGGCCATTGTGACATTCATACATACGCGCATCCGATCTTAG
- a CDS encoding MFS transporter, with product MKSRALRWLYVYSFLDDFILIYPLYQLMFVAHGLSVAQISWLFVIWSAVSIVVEVPTGVLADRFSRKNLLAVGQVIRAAGYGMWLLVPNFWGYAAGFVLWGIGGALHSGTYEALVFDELKLVGQEKQYVRVNGRLASVFLVGQLIAVTLAAAAIGLGYNGVLVLSIATVLVTAVVAYNIPEAPRQEETADTGYFAELAEGVREAVKNPAVLRIIMLSGFIVAIFGSLEEYTPIFFQAAGASLQTVPLLEAALVLVTATASALAHRVEHLGTRLFMLLLAVAGVCLLASEGGHGAGGIVLVVAFFGLMKLLEVIFDGQLQHSIKGRMRATITSVAGFGAELLSIGIYLAFGAVAETRGTFAAFGVFGAVTVLVAVAYLVVGRRVFAVR from the coding sequence ATGAAATCGCGCGCGCTTCGCTGGCTGTATGTTTATAGCTTCCTCGATGACTTTATTCTGATTTATCCGCTGTACCAGCTAATGTTTGTGGCGCACGGGTTGAGCGTGGCGCAGATATCGTGGCTGTTTGTGATTTGGTCGGCGGTGTCGATCGTAGTGGAAGTGCCGACGGGCGTGCTGGCGGACCGGTTCTCGCGCAAAAATTTGCTGGCTGTGGGGCAAGTGATACGGGCCGCGGGGTACGGGATGTGGCTGCTGGTGCCTAATTTTTGGGGCTACGCGGCCGGGTTCGTGCTGTGGGGGATCGGCGGGGCGCTGCATTCGGGCACGTACGAGGCGTTGGTGTTTGACGAACTGAAGCTCGTGGGGCAAGAGAAGCAATATGTGCGAGTGAACGGCCGGCTGGCGAGCGTGTTCTTGGTGGGCCAGTTGATAGCGGTAACGCTGGCGGCAGCGGCGATTGGGCTGGGATACAACGGCGTGCTGGTGCTGAGTATTGCCACGGTGCTCGTAACGGCCGTGGTGGCGTACAACATCCCGGAGGCGCCACGGCAGGAAGAAACGGCGGATACGGGGTACTTCGCGGAGCTGGCCGAGGGCGTCCGGGAAGCGGTGAAGAACCCGGCGGTGCTGCGGATTATTATGCTGAGCGGGTTTATTGTGGCGATTTTTGGATCGCTCGAAGAATACACGCCGATTTTCTTCCAGGCGGCTGGCGCGTCGCTGCAGACGGTACCGCTGTTGGAGGCCGCGCTCGTGCTCGTGACGGCTACGGCCAGCGCGCTGGCACACCGCGTGGAGCATTTGGGGACGCGGCTGTTTATGCTGCTATTGGCCGTCGCCGGGGTGTGTTTACTGGCGAGTGAGGGTGGACACGGCGCGGGTGGCATCGTGCTGGTGGTGGCGTTTTTTGGCCTGATGAAGCTTTTAGAGGTGATCTTCGATGGTCAGCTCCAACATTCCATCAAGGGCCGGATGCGCGCTACTATCACGTCGGTGGCGGGGTTTGGGGCGGAGTTATTGAGCATTGGGATTTATCTGGCGTTTGGCGCGGTGGCCGAGACGCGCGGAACGTTTGCGGCGTTTGGGGTGTTTGGGGCGGTGACGGTGCTGGTGGCAGTGGCGTATTTGGTGGTGGGCCGGCGGGTGTTTGCGGTGCGCTAA
- the atpA gene encoding F0F1 ATP synthase subunit alpha, with amino-acid sequence MSDLNVKELSSELQAAIEGLRSTENLQETGVVTRVADGVVWVYGLRGAGYSEVLEVETDSGVPARAFALNLNEDEVGAVLLDSETGVRAGAQVKLSGRILEVPIGQELLGRVVDPLGRPIDGLGEIKTSQTGLIERPAPGVMARKSVHEPLATGLIAIDALVPIGRGQRELIIGDRQTGKTAIAIDTMINQARQKTGVVNIYVAIGQKFSKVAALVERLKSEGVMDQTIVVATSPSDPAALLYLAPYAGTAMGEYFRDNKQHALIIYDDLSKHAVAYRQMSLLLRRPPGREAYPGDVFYLHSRLLERSAKLSDDLGAGSLTALPIIETQAGDISAYIPTNVISITDGQIFMESNLFYQGIRPAISVGLSVSRVGGSAQTKATKSVAGSLRVELAQFRELAAFSQFASDLDEDTKRQIDRGRLLTEILKQKQYSPLSVAEQVIMLLAATKGAFDQMPTDKVNAAVHDLLSRMKQHHAKVVETLNEGAKPTDETVAAVVKVAEEVAKSFKVKA; translated from the coding sequence ATGAGCGATCTCAACGTCAAAGAATTAAGCAGCGAGCTTCAGGCTGCCATCGAGGGTCTGCGTTCTACCGAGAATTTGCAGGAAACCGGCGTGGTGACGCGTGTGGCCGACGGTGTGGTGTGGGTGTATGGCCTGCGCGGCGCCGGCTATAGTGAAGTGCTCGAGGTAGAAACCGACAGTGGCGTGCCGGCCCGAGCGTTCGCACTCAACCTCAACGAAGACGAAGTGGGCGCGGTGCTGCTCGACAGCGAGACTGGCGTGCGCGCTGGGGCGCAGGTGAAACTGAGCGGCCGCATTTTGGAAGTGCCGATCGGCCAAGAGCTGCTCGGCCGCGTGGTTGACCCGCTGGGCCGACCGATTGATGGCCTCGGCGAGATCAAAACCAGCCAGACCGGCCTCATCGAGCGGCCGGCGCCGGGCGTGATGGCGCGCAAGAGCGTGCACGAGCCCCTGGCGACCGGTCTCATTGCCATCGACGCCCTCGTGCCGATCGGCCGCGGCCAGCGCGAGCTCATCATTGGTGATCGTCAAACGGGCAAGACGGCCATCGCGATCGACACCATGATCAACCAGGCTCGTCAGAAAACCGGCGTGGTAAACATCTACGTGGCCATCGGGCAGAAGTTCAGCAAAGTCGCGGCATTAGTGGAGAGACTAAAAAGCGAAGGCGTGATGGACCAGACCATCGTGGTGGCTACGAGCCCGAGTGATCCGGCGGCGCTGTTGTACCTGGCGCCCTACGCGGGCACGGCCATGGGCGAATATTTCCGCGACAACAAGCAACATGCGCTCATTATTTATGACGACCTCTCCAAGCACGCGGTGGCCTACCGCCAGATGAGTTTGCTGCTGCGGCGTCCCCCGGGCCGCGAGGCTTACCCCGGCGACGTATTCTACCTGCACTCGCGCCTGCTGGAACGCTCGGCTAAGCTCAGCGACGACCTGGGCGCGGGATCGCTGACGGCCTTGCCGATCATTGAGACCCAGGCCGGCGACATTTCGGCCTACATTCCGACGAACGTGATTTCGATCACCGACGGGCAGATTTTCATGGAGTCGAACCTGTTTTACCAGGGTATTCGGCCGGCCATTTCGGTTGGTTTGAGCGTGAGCCGCGTGGGTGGTAGCGCCCAGACCAAGGCCACCAAGAGCGTGGCGGGTAGCTTGCGCGTGGAGCTGGCGCAGTTCCGCGAACTGGCGGCGTTCTCGCAGTTTGCCTCGGACCTCGACGAAGACACCAAGCGCCAGATCGACCGCGGCCGGCTGCTCACCGAAATTCTGAAGCAGAAGCAATACTCGCCACTGAGCGTGGCCGAGCAGGTTATCATGCTGCTGGCAGCCACCAAAGGTGCTTTCGACCAGATGCCGACCGACAAGGTGAATGCGGCGGTGCACGATTTGCTCAGCCGCATGAAGCAGCACCACGCCAAAGTGGTGGAGACCCTCAATGAGGGCGCCAAGCCAACGGACGAAACCGTGGCGGCGGTGGTGAAGGTGGCCGAGGAAGTCGCCAAATCGTTTAAGGTAAAGGCTTAG
- a CDS encoding F0F1 ATP synthase subunit delta, giving the protein MASRFDVAGYVAEHLGADRRQTVQAAAAWLVDHGQSRGARYLARDVAGVLAAGGYVQARVVTARPLSAEARSHVEAYVKQATGVRELELETAIDPALIGGIIIETPGQALDASVKTKLARYVTAAGDRKEASV; this is encoded by the coding sequence ATGGCCAGCCGCTTCGACGTCGCGGGATATGTGGCTGAGCACCTCGGCGCTGACCGCCGCCAGACCGTGCAGGCTGCGGCCGCCTGGCTGGTGGACCATGGCCAGAGCCGCGGGGCCCGCTACTTGGCGCGCGATGTGGCGGGCGTGCTGGCGGCCGGCGGCTACGTGCAGGCGCGCGTGGTGACGGCCCGGCCCTTGAGCGCTGAGGCTCGCAGCCATGTGGAGGCTTACGTGAAGCAGGCCACCGGAGTCCGCGAATTGGAACTCGAAACCGCAATCGATCCAGCGTTGATCGGCGGTATTATTATTGAAACTCCCGGCCAGGCCTTGGATGCCTCGGTCAAAACCAAGCTGGCCCGCTACGTAACCGCGGCGGGCGACAGAAAGGAAGCTAGCGTATGA
- the atpF gene encoding F0F1 ATP synthase subunit B, whose amino-acid sequence MIFLAESGGIGSLFTALGLNVQSLVLNTLAFLVIVWVLGKFVYPSLIKALDAKKDELEAAVRLEREAKEALEQASKQAQGVVAEARASAAEILDSAKADATAQIETARTRATEQGERLLAEAKEQVERDVLAARRELKAETAKLVAGATAAVLGEKLDSEHDRTLIARSLEGK is encoded by the coding sequence ATGATATTTCTAGCTGAAAGCGGAGGTATCGGCAGCCTGTTCACGGCCCTGGGGCTGAATGTGCAGTCGTTGGTACTCAATACGCTGGCTTTCCTGGTGATCGTTTGGGTCCTGGGTAAGTTTGTGTACCCCTCGCTCATCAAGGCGCTCGACGCCAAAAAAGACGAGCTGGAGGCGGCGGTGCGGCTGGAGCGTGAGGCCAAAGAAGCGCTTGAGCAAGCCTCAAAGCAGGCTCAGGGCGTAGTGGCGGAAGCGCGAGCCTCGGCGGCCGAGATTTTGGACAGCGCCAAGGCCGATGCGACGGCCCAAATCGAAACGGCCCGCACCCGTGCAACCGAGCAGGGCGAACGGCTGCTGGCCGAGGCCAAGGAGCAGGTGGAGCGCGATGTGCTCGCCGCTCGCCGTGAGCTCAAGGCCGAAACGGCCAAGCTGGTGGCCGGCGCCACGGCTGCGGTGCTCGGCGAGAAGCTCGATAGCGAGCACGACCGCACCTTGATCGCCCGCTCGCTGGAGGGCAAATAG
- the atpB gene encoding F0F1 ATP synthase subunit A: protein MNLWLAEGPHVSLPAEHLFDIGPIHILNSMALGVLGTAVVLALFFYTRKKVEQRKHTRLSVAVLWLFEILLGTVEEVLGDRKMAVRLAPLAITMFVVIWINNWFGLLPFVGPLTYHGEPFFRGLATDLNFTAALAVITMVTAQIWAIRAHGFFGNLGRYFANPFTNPMGVFEGFLEIIAEFSRLISLAMRLFGNIFGGEVLLAVMGFISAYAAPVALPPFLFLELFVGAIQAYVFFMLTVVFVSLGIARHHEPATSDDASTIKEAAPA, encoded by the coding sequence ATGAATCTGTGGCTAGCCGAAGGTCCGCATGTGAGTCTGCCCGCGGAGCATTTGTTTGATATTGGGCCGATTCATATTCTGAACTCGATGGCGCTGGGTGTATTGGGCACGGCAGTGGTGCTGGCGCTGTTTTTCTACACGCGCAAAAAGGTGGAGCAGCGTAAACACACTCGCCTGTCGGTGGCGGTGCTGTGGCTGTTTGAGATTTTGCTCGGGACGGTCGAGGAAGTACTCGGCGACCGCAAAATGGCCGTCAGGCTGGCGCCGCTGGCCATCACGATGTTTGTGGTGATCTGGATCAACAACTGGTTTGGCCTGCTGCCGTTCGTGGGGCCGCTGACGTATCACGGCGAGCCGTTTTTCCGCGGACTGGCGACCGACCTGAACTTCACAGCCGCACTAGCGGTGATTACGATGGTGACGGCGCAGATTTGGGCGATCCGGGCGCACGGATTTTTTGGCAACCTGGGGCGGTATTTCGCCAATCCCTTCACTAATCCGATGGGCGTGTTTGAGGGCTTTCTGGAAATTATCGCAGAGTTTTCGCGCCTGATTTCGCTGGCTATGCGGCTGTTTGGTAATATCTTTGGCGGTGAGGTACTGCTGGCGGTAATGGGCTTCATTAGTGCTTATGCGGCGCCGGTGGCTTTGCCGCCGTTTTTGTTCCTGGAGCTGTTCGTGGGCGCTATTCAAGCCTACGTGTTCTTCATGCTCACCGTTGTTTTTGTCTCGCTGGGCATAGCCCGCCACCATGAACCTGCCACCTCCGATGATGCTTCAACCATCAAAGAGGCGGCGCCGGCCTAA
- a CDS encoding AtpZ/AtpI family protein: protein MTSKAENKQERGVPANEASTLALLLAMADTTWRMFTPPALLVAGGIWFDLHQGTKPWVTIVAAAVGLSLSVLLVRSQLRKTA from the coding sequence ATGACGAGCAAAGCTGAGAACAAGCAAGAGCGTGGTGTGCCCGCAAACGAGGCCTCGACCTTGGCGTTGCTGCTAGCGATGGCCGATACGACCTGGCGGATGTTTACGCCGCCGGCGCTGCTGGTAGCGGGCGGGATTTGGTTTGACCTGCACCAGGGCACCAAGCCGTGGGTTACGATCGTGGCGGCGGCGGTGGGTCTGAGCCTGTCGGTGTTGCTGGTGCGCAGCCAACTGAGGAAAACGGCATGA
- a CDS encoding acyl-CoA desaturase, whose protein sequence is MTTQSTSDPPGVKPEIDGKRPNYEQAILWVLVLGPFIALMAAIPVAWGWGLGARDIALALTFYVISGLGVTVGFHRYLTHGAFKAQRWLRVALAIAGSLAVQGSPIRWVADHRRHHAHADRDGDPHSPWRFGTSARAVAKGMAYAHIGWLFNRERTNEERFTPDLLADKDIARVDHQFPLWLAVTLFGPALIGGLWSQSWQGALTAFFWASLVRISFLHHITWSVNSVCHVIGERPFPVRDKSTNFWPLAIVSFGESWHNSHHADQTCARHGVGRGQLDISARLIAWFEQLGWAYDVRWPRAGHTGAGAKPAA, encoded by the coding sequence ATGACAACCCAATCCACCTCTGATCCCCCGGGCGTCAAGCCCGAAATTGATGGCAAGCGGCCGAACTACGAGCAGGCCATCCTATGGGTCCTCGTGCTTGGTCCATTCATCGCCCTCATGGCCGCCATCCCGGTGGCCTGGGGCTGGGGGCTCGGCGCCCGCGACATCGCGCTCGCGCTCACGTTCTACGTGATCTCAGGGCTCGGCGTCACCGTCGGCTTCCACCGCTACCTCACCCACGGCGCCTTCAAGGCCCAGCGGTGGCTGCGCGTGGCGCTGGCGATCGCCGGCAGCCTGGCCGTGCAAGGTTCGCCCATCCGCTGGGTGGCCGACCACCGTCGTCACCACGCCCACGCCGACCGCGACGGCGACCCGCACTCGCCCTGGCGCTTCGGTACCAGTGCCCGGGCCGTCGCCAAGGGCATGGCCTACGCGCACATCGGCTGGCTGTTCAACCGCGAGCGCACCAACGAAGAGCGCTTCACCCCCGACCTACTGGCCGACAAGGACATCGCCCGCGTCGACCACCAGTTCCCGCTGTGGCTGGCGGTGACGCTGTTTGGCCCGGCGCTCATCGGCGGGCTGTGGTCGCAAAGCTGGCAGGGCGCGCTCACCGCCTTCTTCTGGGCCAGTCTGGTACGGATCAGCTTCCTGCACCACATCACCTGGTCGGTCAACTCGGTCTGCCATGTCATCGGCGAGCGTCCGTTCCCGGTTCGCGACAAGTCCACCAACTTCTGGCCGCTGGCGATCGTGAGCTTCGGCGAAAGCTGGCACAACTCGCACCACGCCGATCAAACCTGCGCCCGACACGGCGTGGGGCGCGGCCAGCTCGACATCTCGGCACGGCTGATCGCCTGGTTCGAGCAGCTGGGCTGGGCGTACGACGTGCGCTGGCCCAGGGCTGGTCACACCGGCGCCGGCGCCAAGCCGGCCGCCTAG